DNA from Actinomyces sp. oral taxon 897:
GGCCTGGCCGGCCTGGATCTGGAGCTTGATCAGCCCGACGACCTTCTTCTTGGGAGCCATGTGGGGTTCCTCTTCTGTCCGGATGTCGCACGCCTGCCGTACGACGCGCACTGACGCACGCGAGGAGCAAGCCTAGCCCCTGGGACGGCGTCGTTCCTACCGGGACCCCTGGTCTCGTGCGCGTTCTCACACTCGATCTGGGGCCCTGGCCGCCACCGGCGCCGGTGACGTACCCGCGGTACCGCCCGCACCGGCGCCGTGGCGGGGGCCGGGCCAGCCCTCAGATTTTGGCGACCTGGGTGAAGCTGAGCTCGGCGGGGGTGTCGCGGCCGAACAGGGAGATGAGCACCTGGAGCTTCTGGGTCTCGGGGTGGATCTCGGAGATGGTGGCCGGCAGGGACTCGAAGGGGCCCTCGGTGACGATGACGGACTCCCCGACCTCGAAGCCCACCGAGTAGACCTGGCCGTCGACCGAGATCTGGCTCAGGCCGGCCTCGGGGGCGGAGGCGGCCGCGGCGGCCTGCCTGGCCTCGACCTCCTCGGGGGTCGGGCCGAGCTGGGCCACGGCCTCCTCGAAGGTCAGCGGGACCGGGTTGTAGCGGTCGCCCACGAAACCGGTGACCGCGGGGGTGTCCTTAATGGTGCGCCACACCTTGTCGGAGGTCTCCGGGTCGTCCAGGTCCATGCGGACGAACACGTAGCCGGGGATGCGGACCCGGGACACCTCCTTCTTCTTGTTGCCGTTCTTGATCTCGATGACCGTCTCCATGGGGACGACGGCGTCGAAGACGTAGTCCTCGACCTCGAAGTTCTCCGCACGGGTCTTAATGTCCGTGGCCACCCGGCGCTCGTAGCCGGAGTAGGTGTGCAGCACGTACCACTGCCCGGGCAGGCGGGACATCTCCTGACGGAACTCCTCGACGGGGTCCACCAGGGCGGGCGCGTCCTCGGCGGCCTGGCGGCCCTGCCCGGTCCCGGCCGCCGGGGCCTCGGTGGCGCTCCCCTCGGGCTCGACGCCCTCGACGTTCTCCTCGGACACGGTGTACCTGCTTTCGGCTCGACGGCGGGTGGGACGGGTGGACGGCACGGCCCCGCTCAGGCCAGGCCCCACATAACGATACGGTCGAAGATCATGTCGAGCGCGCCGGTGAAGACCATGATGGCTGCGATAAAGACGATGACCACGACGAAGTAGGTCGTCAGCTCGTTCCAGGTGGGCCAGACGACCTTGCGCAGCTCGTCGACGACCTCACGGAAGAAGCGGGCGATACGGGCGAAGACGTTGCGCTTCTTTCCCGCGGGGGCGGTGACGGTCTCGCTCATGCCTGGGGTCCTTGCTCGTCGGTTCCTGGTCGCGCCCTCTGGCGGGCGAGAAGAACGGAGCCGACGGGATCTCCCGGCCAGATCCGCCGTTCTCAGCAGGGCAGGCGGGACTCGAACCCACAACCGCCGGTTTTGGAGACCGGTGCGCTACCAATTGCGCCACTGCCCTTCAGCGGTGCCCCATCCTGCCACAGGAGGCGTCAGATCGCGAAATCATGGCATGTGGGCTGCGACACCTTGAGCCCCGGGGGCGGGGGTGCGGGCCGGCTTGGGGCGGGCTTGGGCTGGTGCGGGCCAGGTTGGGGCGGGCCAGGTTGGGACGGGCCTGGGCCGCAGGCGCTCGGCGCGGGTTGCGGGCGTCGGGGACGGGGCCAGCGCGGGCGCAGGGCCCGGCGCAGGCCTGGGCTGGGGCCCGGGCCGAGCGGCGTCGTCCTGCCCCCACCGCGCTTGCCTCGCAGGCAGCGCCCAAAACAGCGACAATACCGTCCGTGAGTAACGCACCCAAGCGCCGGGTCTCAGCCCGCCTAGCCGCCATCGCCCCCTCCGCCACCCTCGCCGTGGACGCCAAGGCCAAGGCCCTCAAGGCCGCTGGTCGCCCCGTCATCGGATTCGGTGCCGGGGAACCGGACTTCCCCACCCCCGACTACATTGTCGCCGCCGCCGTCGCGGCCGCCAAGGACCCGGTCAACCACAAGTACTCCCCCGCCAAGGGGCTGCCGGTCCTGCGCGAGGCCATTGCGGCCAAGACGCTGCGCGACTCCGGCTACGAGGTCTCCCCCGACGACGTCCTGGTCACCAACGGCGGCAAGCAGGCCGTCTTCCAGGCCTTCGCCGCCCTGATCGACCCCGGTGACGAGGTCCTGCTGCCCGCCCCCTACTGGACCACCTACCCCGAGGCCATCGCCCTGGCCGGCGGGGTGACCGTGGAGGTCTTCGCCGGGGCCGACCAGGACTACAAGGTGAGCGTGGACCAGCTGGAGGCCGCCCGCACGCCCGCCACCAAGATCCTGCTCCTGTGCTCCCCGTCAAACCCGACCGGCTCGGTCTACACACCTAAGGAGCTGACCGCCCTGGGCGAGTGGGCCCTGGAGCACGGCGTGTGGGTCGTCACCGACGAGATCTACGAGCACCTGCTCTACGACGGCGCCCAGACGGCGCACGTCGTGGCCCTGGTCCCCGAGCTGGCCGACCAGGCCGTGGTGCTCAACGGGGTGGCCAAGACCTACGCCATGACCGGCTGGCGCGTGGGCTGGATGATCGGCCCCTCCGACGTCATTAAGGCGGCCACCAACTTCCAGTCCCACCTGACCTCCAACGTCGCCAACGTCTCCCAGCGGGCGGCGCTGGCGGCCGTCAGCGGGGACCTGACCGCCGTGGAGAGGATGCGCCAGGCCTTTGACCGACGTCGTAGGACCATGGTGGAGATGCTCTCGGCCATTGAGGGGCTGACCGTGCCCGTGCCGCACGGCGCCTTCTACGCCTACCCCAGCATGGAGGCGCTGGTGGGGCGCAGCCTGCGCGGTACCGTCATTGACTCCTCCGCCACCCTGGCCGGACTCATCCTGGAGCACGCCGAGGTCGCCCTCGTGCCTGGCGAGGCCTTCGGCCCCTCGGGCTTCCTGCGTCTGTCCTACGCGCTGGGTGACAAGGACCTGGTCGAGGGCGTGGGCCGGCTCCAGTCCCTGCTGGCGGAGGTCGCCTAACGCCTCCCCCGGGAGGCTCGGGCGGCCCGGGAGGCTGCGCGGCGTGCCGGGTCTCCTGGCTGATGGCCCGCTTTCCCCGGGAGCTCCGGGCGGCTGCCGCACGGCCACGGCAATCACACAGGCGCGAGACGGCACTGCCTCGTCTCCTCCGGCGACTGCCGTACGGCCAGGGCAACCACACCCATCTCCAGGATCAGACACCCTGGAAGCACCACCCATCACAAACAAGTACCGTTCTCACGACAAACAAGTACCGTTCTCGCGAGCAATAAGTACCGTTCTCACGGAGAGGGGGCTGTGAGGGGGCGTGAGGGGCGCTAGTGGGCGCCGCGGCGGGCCTGGAGCTCACGGGCCTGGGCCAGCCAGGTCTCCGCCCGCGCCAGGCGGCCCTCGGCGTCGGCCCGCCAGGGGCTGCCGTCCTCCCGACGGGCGCCGGCCACCAGGGAGAGCACCACCCCGGCGCAGCGCGCCCGCAGCGCCACCGGGTCCGTCTGCTCGCTGGCCAGCGCCGTCCAGGTCTCCAGGGCCGGGCGCAGCCGGGGGTAGGAGGCGGGCGCCAGGTGGTCCAGCACGCTCACGTGCCCCAGGAGGCAGGCGTAGTCGTCCACGCGGTAGCCCGGCCCCAGGGAGTCCACGTCCAGGACGCAGGACACGTCCTCCCCGTCCATGAGGACGTTGGCCTCGTAGAAGTCGCCGTGGGTAGGCACCACCGGCCCCGGGTCGCTGCCCGCCAGCAGCTCCTCCACCCCCAGGGCCACCGCCCGGGCCCGGCTGGCGTGCTCGGGCAGCACCGTGGCGGCGGCGTGCGCGTAGTGGCGGGCCCGCTCGGACCAGGCCGGGTGGCGGGGCAGGGGCAGGGCGTCGGCGGGCAGGGCGTCCAGGGTGGCGGCCAGGGCGTTGAAGACACGGGTGGCCTGCGTCGGTTCCATGCCCTGGGCCAGCAGGCCGGACAGGGAGGTCCCCTGCCCGGTCGAGAGCATGACCAGCCCGTCGACGTCCTCGCGCAGGACCTGGGGGGCGGGCACCCCGGACAGGGTGAGCATGCGGTGGCGCTGGGCCAGGGCCGCGGCCTGCGGGGGGCGCAGCACCTTGGCGAAGGCGGTCGAGCCGTCGGGCCAG
Protein-coding regions in this window:
- the nusG gene encoding transcription termination/antitermination protein NusG, with product MSEENVEGVEPEGSATEAPAAGTGQGRQAAEDAPALVDPVEEFRQEMSRLPGQWYVLHTYSGYERRVATDIKTRAENFEVEDYVFDAVVPMETVIEIKNGNKKKEVSRVRIPGYVFVRMDLDDPETSDKVWRTIKDTPAVTGFVGDRYNPVPLTFEEAVAQLGPTPEEVEARQAAAAASAPEAGLSQISVDGQVYSVGFEVGESVIVTEGPFESLPATISEIHPETQKLQVLISLFGRDTPAELSFTQVAKI
- the secE gene encoding preprotein translocase subunit SecE; the encoded protein is MSETVTAPAGKKRNVFARIARFFREVVDELRKVVWPTWNELTTYFVVVIVFIAAIMVFTGALDMIFDRIVMWGLA
- a CDS encoding pyridoxal phosphate-dependent aminotransferase, whose amino-acid sequence is MSNAPKRRVSARLAAIAPSATLAVDAKAKALKAAGRPVIGFGAGEPDFPTPDYIVAAAVAAAKDPVNHKYSPAKGLPVLREAIAAKTLRDSGYEVSPDDVLVTNGGKQAVFQAFAALIDPGDEVLLPAPYWTTYPEAIALAGGVTVEVFAGADQDYKVSVDQLEAARTPATKILLLCSPSNPTGSVYTPKELTALGEWALEHGVWVVTDEIYEHLLYDGAQTAHVVALVPELADQAVVLNGVAKTYAMTGWRVGWMIGPSDVIKAATNFQSHLTSNVANVSQRAALAAVSGDLTAVERMRQAFDRRRRTMVEMLSAIEGLTVPVPHGAFYAYPSMEALVGRSLRGTVIDSSATLAGLILEHAEVALVPGEAFGPSGFLRLSYALGDKDLVEGVGRLQSLLAEVA
- a CDS encoding phosphotransferase, with amino-acid sequence MSARGDVRAAEAAQVALLTGTGAAGVLGAALAHEGARLEQCTVHSVHHRPGAGVSVGYTAVVLEADGRRLTEYLCATTARLSRTNVPGLIPVLASDGVGPTIHVWRHPADPELPALVVACTPSLLSARIGAKVKATMVAYRPTRRAVVRVTWPDGSTAFAKVLRPPQAAALAQRHRMLTLSGVPAPQVLREDVDGLVMLSTGQGTSLSGLLAQGMEPTQATRVFNALAATLDALPADALPLPRHPAWSERARHYAHAAATVLPEHASRARAVALGVEELLAGSDPGPVVPTHGDFYEANVLMDGEDVSCVLDVDSLGPGYRVDDYACLLGHVSVLDHLAPASYPRLRPALETWTALASEQTDPVALRARCAGVVLSLVAGARREDGSPWRADAEGRLARAETWLAQARELQARRGAH